TTATATTATTTGAAATGGAGGCAAGCCTTGCGCCGTCCCTGTTTAACATCCGTACGTGGGCGTTCAGATAATCCTTAGCGTAGACCGGTTGAGCGTGCTGCATATGCGTGAAGCCCGGCAGTACCAGATCTTTATTTTTGAGCGCAAAGGTATTTATCGCCGCTTCAAGCCGGACGATCTGAGCGACCAGTTTGGCCAGTTCCGTCTTACAGTATACCTTGACGGCAAAGACTACCTGATCGTTTCTGGATCTTGCCGTATGAAGTTTGAGGGCAAGGTCCCCCGTAGCACCCAGAAGCTTATTCTGAATATCCGTATGTATATCTTCGCACTGATCGTCGTATTTGAACGTTCCTTTAATAACAGCCGCGTAAATGCGCTTAAGCGCTTTCGTAAGCTTGCCGGCCTCCCGGGACGTTAAATACTTCGCCTTCTTCAATATCTGAACATGCACGATGGAACCGAAGATATCGTATTTCGCCAGTTTATGATCGTACTGTATAGACCGCGAGAATTCCTCTACCAGAGGATCGGTCTTTTTCGCGAACCTTCCGCCCCATAACTTCTTAGCCATATATACCTCTTTTTAATTATATCTTGCCTTTATAGAGGCCCTTGTACGGCAGGCCCCATAGATCCAGAAATCCTTTTGCGAGAGATTGATCGAAGAGATCGCCCTCCTCATAAGTCGCAAGGGATTTCTTATACATAGAGTCAGGGCTCTTTCTACCCGCTATCGAGCATCTCCCCTTGTGAAGCTTCAACCGGACCGTACCGTTGACTTTATCCTGTGTCTCGTCTACAAATTTATCGAGCGCTTCCTTAAGCGGAGTATACCACAACCCGTAATAGGCGAGCTCCGCGTACTTCAGCGCTATCTGGGCCTTGAAGTGAGCGAGCTCTCTGTCGAGCACCAGGCTCTCGAGCGCCCTGTGAGCGGTAAGAAGCGTCCATCCCGCCGGAGCCTCATATATCTCCCTGGACTTTATACCGATGAGCCTGTTCTCTATCATATCGCTTCTTCCCACCCCATGCTCACCCGCTATCTTGGAGAGTTTAAGGATGAGATCCACGCCCTTCATCGCCTTACCGTTAAGTTTCACCGGTATGCCTTTCTTGAATTCTATCTCTACGTAAGCAGGCTTGGACGGTGAAGCGTCCGCGCTCTTAGTGAGCTGATATATATCTTCGTCGGGTTCATAATAAGGATCCTCCAGCTTCCCGCTCTCAATCGATATCCCCCAGAGATTTACATCGATCGAGTAAGGCTTCTTCTTGCTGGCATCGATCGGTATATTATTCTCTCTCGCGT
The genomic region above belongs to Candidatus Omnitrophota bacterium and contains:
- a CDS encoding argininosuccinate synthase; this encodes MREKVVLAYSGGLDTSVIIKWLTNRGYDVIAYMADVGQGSDFASYKKRALKTGAVKVIVDDLKDEFVKDFVFKALKADAVYESGYLLATALSRPLIAKGMVKLAHKEHAGTLAHGCTGKGNDQVRFEVTIRSLDPGLKIMAPVREWELKTRTEEIEYARENNIPIDASKKKPYSIDVNLWGISIESGKLEDPYYEPDEDIYQLTKSADASPSKPAYVEIEFKKGIPVKLNGKAMKGVDLILKLSKIAGEHGVGRSDMIENRLIGIKSREIYEAPAGWTLLTAHRALESLVLDRELAHFKAQIALKYAELAYYGLWYTPLKEALDKFVDETQDKVNGTVRLKLHKGRCSIAGRKSPDSMYKKSLATYEEGDLFDQSLAKGFLDLWGLPYKGLYKGKI